gttttctatcactgtgaaataattcctgagataatcaactaatgaagaggaaagattttggctcacagtttcataggcTTCTTCACTTCATAGTCTAATGACTCTATTGCTCTTGGCCTAAAGTGGGGCAAAACATCATCACAGGGAATATGTGGTAGAGTAGAGCTTCTCACCTATGGCAGTTAGGAAACATTAATGAAGAGAGTAAGGGGATagagtcccaatatcccctttagGGAGGACAAGTCACAAATTACTTAACTTCCTTCCACAAGGCCCtatctttttaaaagttccaccacctcccaatttGAATTCAGGCTGTAATTCAATccttcaacacatgacctttaaggaatatttaagatccaaacgaTAGCACTATTCTCTTCACAATTCATTGCAGTGGAATATTTATCTTAAATCTGATGAATGGCTGTATGAATTTGATCAGGGATCCTCTATTCTAAATGATTGTTCTAGATATCACagctttatagtaagttttgATATCCACTGATGTAAGTTCTTAGACTTTTTTGTGACCTTTATTCTATgtacttttatattaattatagaaTCATCAACTTTCATAAACATATGAGCCAGTTGAATTTTAATGACAACTACATTGAATTTACAGATCAATTTGGGAATAATTGACATCTCAACATTATTAAAACTTCcaatttattaaaatactgtGACCCCAAATTTATTtgtctgctttaatttttatcagcAAAATTTTCTGGTTTTTCAATAATGTaaagtctttcaaaatatttaattagatttattcttttttaaaaatattcatttttaaattttaggtggacacaatatctttattttatttttatgtggtactgaggattgaacccagggcctcgcacatgccaggtgagcacgcaaccacttgaaccacaaccccagcccctagatttaTTCTTAACACTAGGTGCTTTTTAAAGATACCAAAACATatggtttttataattttataatttcattgacTATACTGTACTACTAATTAATTCTAATagcttacatatattttctttttgcatttttatgtacAAAACTATGtaatttgtttccaaattttataaattctttgtgACTTTTCTTATATTATTGAACTGTCCAGTAGAAATGTTGTTAGTGGTCATTCTTATTTCTATAATcacaaggaaaatattaaatatttccttattaaGTATGATGAATACCATAGCTTCTGTTAGGATTCTCTTTGTCAGATCAAAGTTTCCCTCTTCATTTTCagtaatttaatcattttattatggATGGCTgttgaattttatgaaatttttctgtATGCATTGATACGaagttatttttcccttttatatgtatgtgtacactgTTTTTGTCtaactttgttttcaaaacaaaacaaaaaaaatagaaagtgtttcttatattcttattttttttgtaaaaattttgggtggtaacattttaaataaaacatcaatGGTCATAATACTTATTCTTAAGTGCCTAATTAATTATGAGTCTCTGCTGAATGTTCTTCATTAATTATCTAATCaatatgctcatttttttttcagataagaaatCAAAGATGCAGAAAGATGAATTATTCAAAGTTTCCTCATAAAAAGTAAATGGTAGAACCAGAATCCAAACTTGAGCAATCTGATGTTAATTGCTACATGAATACTATTACACAATATGTTTTATGTAATCTagcacaaaaaataacaaatgataaaTTCCTTGTGTTGGTGAGATCAGGGAAAATAATGTTGAAAGCAATATAACAtttcatgataatttttaaaaagaattctcaaTATTTGAACTTAAATTTTCAACAATAACCTCATCtcaatttaaatttaagaaagatcaactgtagaaaatataatatttataagacTGATCATGCTAGCACAAGTCTTTATTTtggtttaaagagagagagagagagagagagagagagagagagagagagagagagagagagaattttttaatatttattttttagtttccggcagacataacatctttatttgtatgtggtgctgaggatggaacccagcgccgcgcatggcaggcgagcgcactacagcttgagcaacatccccagcccacaattctttatttataataaagaaaattttaacagaGCCATTTATATGTTTGCATGAATTGAATAATGGTTGCATTAAAAAAACGtggaaaaatgttatttatgacacaaaatagaaatgacaaaaaatagaaaagtgcaTGGTACAAAACAGGCactcaataaaacttttttaaaaaatgaaaaaaaaaccctgcaagcTGTGATTTGTAATCTGAGCAGAATGCTATGCAGCCTTTACAATATAACAAGTAAGTATCCACATAGCTTTAGAGAAAATCTTTGGTCACATGGtaattactaaaaaataataacGATGTCCATAAAAGATGGTAAGAGATCTCAGAGAAAACCAAAAGTATATTGTGGgcttacatttattttcaattacttTTAGATGTATTGTAAAGAtttcaataataaattttaatagaatGGGCCACCTGAGAGGATTTCAGGTAGTTGCTACATTTGTTTTAGGATGGccttgtagaatttttttttttttactatttttttctattgttactAATCATAATGAATGACCAAAATAGTTGTTCAAAACTGGAGATTCGATAGGTAGGTCTCAATTTCaaacataaacatttatttttagttttccaggAGGACtgacattaaatattatttttttttaaagttcaaggtTTCCTGTTTGTCTTAGAAATACATGATTTAGCTAGTAAAGTGGTTCTCCATGCATGGTACTCAGATCTGCAGCAACACCTGGAAGCATGGTAGCCACTCAAATTCCTGGGGATCACTTGAGCCTTTCTGAATCAGAATTTCTGAGTGTAGTTCTTAGGTTCCAGTGTCTTAATAAGCTCTCCAGGTGACTCACATACctattaaagtttgagaaccactgaggcAGGGACAACAAACATCTACCACCACTTACAAAAACATTTCTTTGTGTGGAAATGTTAGGACTCCAAGTCCCAGGTGCTAGAGGGGTAGAGCAAATGAAGATTTATTATTTAGTACTAGTTTCCATTTTGAAAGATGCTCCCCGCTCcccctccaaaaacaaaaacaacacacacacacacacgcacacacacacacacacacacacacacacacattctcgaGGGAAAtgacatatatttaaaatctgtgtGATTACAGATGAGAAGTGTCAGAAGTTGGTGATCGGTTTTAAGAGCTACTGCATACAAAAGACACCTGTGGTGAGTTTTCCAATCTTGGGTAAGAAAAGAGAGTaagcttttatgaaaattttgacAGAACCTATGTTCTTCAAATTGACTTTAGAAAAAGCAAGAATATTCATTCTTTCAGGGAAGAAATTTTTGTTCccagaaaataagcaaattaataaaaTCCATATATTTAATTCACATAAGTGTGTTAAAATAATGAGCCACTTAAGGAAAACCAGTAAATTGTGAAAGGTTAATATTTTATCTGCTTACATAAATAAAGCATTGTAAAAAAACTTCTTCAAATAATCTTTGGTGTCTGTAGGAATAAAAAGCCTGAATGTAATTGTGGCTTTTTCCCCAATATTCCTTCATGCCTTTGATtaagttttatagatttttacaTGTAAGAAAGCAGTATGAGCTACAAAGTTCAAGGGTTTGGAACTCAACATCAATTCTGTTACTTAAGCATTCTGGGCATTAAGTTTTTCCTGTATAAATGAAGATTAAGATGTTCATctccaaaaagataaaaatacctGTGTgaattaaatgatatatatttttatgatgtaCTCTAGTATGGTGTCTGTCTTATTAAAATGAATGCTCaagattgttattatttttttgcttcccAGTCTGTTGATAACCACATATGTGTTTTTGgcagattaaaatattaaattaatcaaaattaagtATGGTTAATCATgctgtttataattttatcagtACAGGGCAAAATGGAACAATAAAACAGAACTTGGACTAGAGAAATTCTGTTAGAAGTATAGCTTCACTCATAATTTTCTCTGCTATTATGTGGTATGAAATGTTAACAGAAATCAATAAGTTTGAGGACACTATAGGtagattaaattaaatttggaatTCATGTTCACAGAGTAAGAGAAAAGAGGCTTTCAACTGTGACAACtaaaacaagattaaaatatttagttaattttACAGCCATTTTTATTATAGTCTAAAAGCAGCAGGAAATAGAAATATGATCCTTAGATGCATTTTTTTGGAAAGAGAAGTTTCATGAAACAGAGGCAGCAGAAGTCTGGGTGGTGAGCAGGATAGATTGGCGTTAGATGGTTTAATAAAAGACTGATAAGGAATGGGGAGGGAGTGCTCACCACACACACTCAGTGAGATTTCATGTGGTTTAGAATAAAGTCCAAAAAAGCCAATATAGCAATTTCTTCAGTTGTTGCATAGAACTAagatatgaaaggaaaaatgtgCAGGAATATAAGAGAATCATTACTAATGTCTCATTAATCCTCACATACCAATGTGCATTTTGTTAAGGGGAGAATGTATGCTTGGATAGTTCCATCTCATAAAGATCAAAAGCCCGGGTCATGAACCCAAACTTGGTTTATCCCTTCTCTGAAATGAAGACTGCTTTATTCCACAAATCTCTTTCTGAAGTTGTGTATTAGAGTATTTTTCCTTCCATGTTTAAAAACCACCTCAGGGCATTCAGTCTTTTTCCTTTACAAGTGTCTTTGCTTGTAGTAAGTGATCAATAACTATTTGATAGCTTcaacaaattcaataaaatgaagatataaatagAATTTGTTAGAATCAGAAAATATCTCATGTAATTAAATTAGACAATCTGTGAGTGGTATTTAAGTATTTACTGTGTAAAAGTATTTTTGCTCTTGATTTCAACATGTCCATTAGATACAATGTTAATTGGAAGAGCAATAACACTGTCCATTTTGGCTCTTGGCTTCTCATTGTAATGACCATATTGTTTGCTAGAACGAAAACAGGGATCACCGGTTTACAAAAAAGCCCATGTTTGAATTTCcaaaatttcttctaaaaagGGCCATTTCATCTACTAAAATGAGCCAGTGTACTCAAATATAACTCATCCACTATTCAAAAACTCTTAAGAGCTCATTATTGTGTTTCTTTTggtgaaaaacaaagcaaaagcttTCACCTGTGACAATGGAATAGCATTTATCCCTGGGGCAAACACAATGACTTTTTCTTGATAGGACCTGTTTTGTATTCTAACTACTAGTTTACTAGGGTAAACTGTAAGCTCTATTTACTTAAGAAACATGTGTTATCACCTTTAATTTCCCAGCATCTAGGACACAGCTGATAAACAACAGGTCCTTAAATGATTGAAATAAACAATGATGAAcagattaataattattttagtgtCTTTCTATTATATTTcccatattcttttattttccagcTGCTACCAGATTTGCATTTTCCAAATGATTATGACAAACATAACCACGAGGAATGGATTCCTACTCTTGGGGTTTTCTGATGATCGAAAACTGCAGATCTTGTATGCTTTGCTCTTCTTGGTGTTGTACCTAGTGGCTTTGACAGGAAACTTCATCATTATCACCATAACAACACTGGACCAGCACCTCCAATCTCCAATGTATTACTTCTTGAAGCAACTTTCCCTTCTTGACCTCTCCTTCATTTCTGTCACAGTCCCCCAGGCCATTGACAATTCACTGATGGATGATAACTATGTTTCATATGGCCAGTGCATACTGCAGGTTTTCTTCTTCACATCTTTGGCCTGGACTGAGGTAGCTATTCTTACAGTCATGTCTTATGACCGTTATACAGCCATTTGCTTCCCACTGCACTATGAGGTCATCATGGATCCCAGAAATTGTAGGTGGGCTGTGATAGCTGTGTGGGTGAGTGGAGGCATCTCAGGAATCTTATACACAGCAGCCACATTTTCTATCACATTCTGTAGGGTGAAAATAATACATCAATTTTTCTGTGATGTCCCCCAATTACTGAAGCTCTCCTGTTCCAATGATTACCTAGGAGTAATTGGAGTAGCTGCTTTTATGTCTGTGGTAGCTTTAGCCTGCTTTGTCTCCATTGCATTCTCCTATGTTCACATATTCTCCACAGTTCTAAGAATACCCTCTGCTGAAGGCCGCTCTAAGGTATTCTCCACCTGCCTGCCCCACCTCTTTGTTGtctcattttttctctctacAGGCATCTGTGCATATCTAAAACCAACTTCAGATTCTCCATCTGCATTTGACCTTATGGTATCTATCTTTTACACAGTGATACCCCCAACACTCAACCCTATTATCTATAGTCTGAGGAATGAGGCCATGAAGGGTGCGCTAAGAAACTTACTTTTGGACAGAAAATTCTCtgggaaaaaaacacttttgtCCTGTTGTTAGTGGTTCTTCATTATATGCAAGGAATTTTTTTGGCAATTGGATCCATCAATTTGTAAAGTTAATGAAGAAATTGCATTACTTTCTATAGATAaactatgtaaaataataatcatcattgaagaaacttttttcctaatttattgaACATTGtattcattgaaataattttttgtttttttttaattaagaaaaattgtaAACACATATGACCTTGTAATATAGGTccactacttctttttttaatcccagtacatatacacacaaacacatacttaCACAGACACACTAACAATCATAGCATGTTTTAAACACTTTTGTATAAATGGtattacaacaataaaaataaaaagtgataataTTTACCCACAGTTTCACCCACCAAACAAGtcaactattttcattttaatctatttaagtttaaatattcaccttaatttttatcttaatatataCCAATTTTGCATATTGGTTTAAATTTATAGGCCATTACTATGTTTAACCACATAGTTTTACTATGCTAATTTTCTTTAATGCAACATAATCAATTAAACTCatctgaaaatacaaataatcatttatctttttcaCATA
Above is a genomic segment from Urocitellus parryii isolate mUroPar1 chromosome 8, mUroPar1.hap1, whole genome shotgun sequence containing:
- the LOC144256664 gene encoding olfactory receptor 14J1-like, which encodes MIMTNITTRNGFLLLGFSDDRKLQILYALLFLVLYLVALTGNFIIITITTLDQHLQSPMYYFLKQLSLLDLSFISVTVPQAIDNSLMDDNYVSYGQCILQVFFFTSLAWTEVAILTVMSYDRYTAICFPLHYEVIMDPRNCRWAVIAVWVSGGISGILYTAATFSITFCRVKIIHQFFCDVPQLLKLSCSNDYLGVIGVAAFMSVVALACFVSIAFSYVHIFSTVLRIPSAEGRSKVFSTCLPHLFVVSFFLSTGICAYLKPTSDSPSAFDLMVSIFYTVIPPTLNPIIYSLRNEAMKGALRNLLLDRKFSGKKTLLSCC